In Hallerella succinigenes, the following are encoded in one genomic region:
- a CDS encoding anaerobic ribonucleoside-triphosphate reductase activating protein, translating to MMLQGLQRLTLLDFPGKLACTVFTRGCNWRCPFCHNASLVLPNAFQAPDVSIDDFFQFLGKRQGILDGICISGGEPLLQSGIEDFILEIRDMGFQVKLDTNGTSPERLRRLSEGGLLDYVAVDIKNSLERYGETVGIPNYDTSAVEESVDFLLTGNQPFEFRTTVISEFHDAESFYKIGEWIHGNEPYYLQQFVDSGDLVGNIRLHPVDAEGMNHFKEIVSAYVPNVKLRGVQDLTPEEEESTCIKSSNATENLSTSTSKKFAVQY from the coding sequence ATGATGCTACAAGGATTACAACGTTTAACCCTCCTCGACTTCCCGGGCAAGCTCGCTTGCACCGTGTTCACTCGGGGCTGTAACTGGCGTTGTCCCTTCTGCCATAATGCGTCCCTCGTGCTCCCGAACGCGTTTCAGGCACCGGACGTTTCAATCGACGATTTCTTCCAGTTCCTTGGCAAGCGCCAGGGCATTTTGGACGGAATCTGCATTTCCGGCGGAGAACCATTGCTGCAGTCGGGCATTGAAGATTTCATTCTCGAGATCCGGGATATGGGATTCCAGGTCAAGCTCGATACGAATGGCACTTCCCCGGAACGTCTCAGAAGACTCTCGGAAGGGGGACTTCTCGACTATGTTGCGGTAGACATCAAAAATTCCTTGGAACGCTACGGCGAAACCGTCGGCATTCCGAATTACGATACCTCGGCTGTGGAGGAGAGCGTGGATTTTTTGCTCACGGGGAACCAGCCGTTTGAATTCCGCACAACAGTCATCAGCGAATTCCACGATGCCGAATCCTTCTACAAAATCGGAGAATGGATTCACGGGAATGAGCCTTATTACTTACAGCAGTTCGTCGACTCGGGAGACCTTGTCGGCAACATTCGACTGCACCCGGTTGATGCGGAAGGCATGAACCACTTTAAAGAAATTGTTTCCGCCTACGTTCCAAATGTGAAACTTCGCGGAGTCCAGGATTTAACACCAGAGGAAGAGGAATCCACATGTATCAAGTCATCAAA
- a CDS encoding MATE family efflux transporter — MFAFFNKLYKPGKFKKNGDVKDVLVVALPMLLSMSFDTFMTFIDRLFLSKLGPAEMNAALGAGAVQLALITFFTGAISYTTAMVAQRLGAKKHRDCAKVFMQAIYLSFICVPLLYLSIPLGHIIFGMENLPADQLQYQKTYFNILMFGGIINLVRNAAPCFFSGIGETKIVMQAAFVGMIINVVCNFFLIYGAGPIPAMGIAGAAYGTLIGNFVSTVILFAKFFSKSYHKRFNTRHSFAFSKPLTVELLKKGIPSGVEMFLNMAAFQLLILMFHALGPESATASSIMFNWDMVAYVPLIGLEVASTSLVGRYVGAKEGAAATRSTYSGLRIGWAYSALIGMLFIFLPGVLADIFRPDANAGASAISIFENARPMSLFMLRFAALYIFVEILLVIYAGALRGAGDTLWVMFASALMNWFVAGALYVTAYVFHLPAHYAWIAVVAVYSTAPLFFLYRWKSGKWRKHLLDAKA; from the coding sequence ATGTTTGCATTTTTCAATAAGTTATACAAGCCAGGGAAATTCAAAAAGAACGGTGACGTCAAAGACGTACTCGTCGTAGCTTTGCCGATGCTCCTTTCGATGAGCTTCGACACATTCATGACTTTTATCGACAGGCTTTTCCTTTCAAAACTCGGACCTGCCGAAATGAACGCAGCCCTAGGTGCAGGGGCAGTTCAACTTGCGCTGATTACATTCTTTACGGGAGCCATCAGCTACACGACCGCCATGGTCGCGCAACGTCTTGGTGCCAAAAAACACCGCGACTGCGCCAAGGTCTTTATGCAAGCGATCTACCTGTCGTTCATCTGCGTTCCGCTTTTGTACTTGTCGATTCCCCTAGGGCACATCATTTTCGGAATGGAGAACCTCCCCGCCGACCAGTTACAGTATCAAAAGACCTACTTCAATATTTTGATGTTCGGTGGCATCATCAACCTGGTGCGAAACGCGGCTCCGTGCTTTTTTAGCGGCATCGGCGAGACCAAAATCGTGATGCAGGCTGCATTCGTGGGCATGATCATAAACGTGGTCTGCAACTTTTTCCTCATTTACGGCGCAGGGCCAATTCCCGCAATGGGCATCGCAGGCGCCGCCTACGGAACGCTGATCGGAAACTTCGTCTCCACGGTAATCCTTTTTGCCAAATTTTTCAGCAAGTCTTACCACAAGCGTTTCAACACGCGTCATTCCTTCGCCTTCAGCAAGCCTTTGACGGTGGAACTTTTGAAAAAGGGCATTCCCTCGGGCGTCGAAATGTTCTTGAACATGGCTGCTTTCCAGCTTTTGATTTTGATGTTCCACGCCCTCGGTCCGGAATCCGCCACCGCTTCTTCGATCATGTTCAACTGGGACATGGTGGCATACGTGCCGCTGATAGGGCTTGAAGTCGCCTCGACGAGCCTTGTGGGCCGTTACGTGGGCGCAAAGGAAGGCGCTGCGGCAACGCGGTCTACTTATTCGGGGCTGCGGATCGGTTGGGCGTATTCCGCGCTCATCGGTATGCTGTTCATCTTTTTGCCAGGCGTTCTCGCCGACATCTTTAGGCCCGACGCAAACGCTGGCGCGTCTGCGATTTCCATTTTCGAAAACGCCCGGCCTATGAGCCTCTTTATGCTCCGTTTTGCAGCGCTGTATATTTTTGTGGAAATTCTACTCGTGATTTATGCGGGAGCACTCCGTGGCGCAGGGGACACTTTATGGGTGATGTTTGCAAGTGCGCTCATGAACTGGTTTGTCGCAGGAGCCCTTTACGTGACAGCCTACGTGTTCCATTTGCCAGCGCATTATGCCTGGATCGCGGTCGTCGCCGTTTACAGCACCGCCCCGCTGTTTTTCCTGTACCGTTGGAAGAGCGGAAAATGGCGCAAGCACCTGCTCGACGCCAAAGCCTAA
- a CDS encoding cation diffusion facilitator family transporter, protein MIETEIENRSKVIVRTSIVGIVTNVILSAFKAAVGFVTGSIAVTLDAVNNLSDALSSVITIVGAKLSNKLPNKKHPLGYGRMEYLSAMVVAVIVLYAGGTSAVESVKKIIHPEEANYSTASLVIIASAVVVKLVLGKFVKRQGERVNSGALIASGADALFDAILSLSVLASALIFITTGISLEAYVGIVISIFIIKSGIEMLKDTLDDILGKRNDREKVKQIKKILTSEPSVRGAYDVFLNDYGPNKLIGSVHLELPDTMTVEELDALTRKLQTKVHKETGVTLTGVGVYSYNTGNNEAAKIRNDILHIVKAHEWALQMHGFFVDFEEKTIRFDVVLSFDIMPEEALEILNKDLSAAYPEFSVHIAPDLDI, encoded by the coding sequence TTATCCTCTCCGCCTTCAAAGCGGCAGTCGGATTTGTCACAGGTTCCATCGCTGTCACTCTCGACGCAGTGAACAATCTTTCCGATGCGCTTTCCTCAGTCATCACAATCGTAGGCGCCAAGCTTTCGAACAAGCTTCCGAATAAAAAGCATCCGCTCGGTTACGGCCGAATGGAATATTTAAGCGCAATGGTCGTCGCCGTGATCGTTCTTTACGCCGGCGGAACCTCTGCCGTGGAATCCGTGAAAAAGATTATCCACCCCGAAGAAGCCAACTATTCCACCGCTTCTCTTGTGATTATCGCTTCTGCGGTTGTCGTCAAGCTTGTTCTCGGCAAGTTTGTCAAACGCCAAGGCGAACGTGTCAATTCAGGGGCTCTTATCGCATCCGGCGCAGATGCGCTTTTCGACGCAATTCTTTCGCTTTCCGTTCTCGCCTCTGCGCTTATTTTCATCACCACGGGCATTTCACTCGAAGCCTATGTGGGCATTGTGATTTCCATTTTCATCATCAAGTCCGGCATCGAAATGCTCAAGGACACTCTCGACGATATTTTGGGAAAGCGCAACGACCGTGAAAAAGTCAAGCAGATAAAAAAAATCCTCACGTCCGAACCTTCCGTACGCGGAGCCTATGACGTATTTTTGAACGATTACGGTCCAAACAAATTAATCGGATCCGTTCATTTGGAACTTCCCGACACGATGACCGTCGAAGAACTCGATGCGCTCACTCGAAAGCTCCAAACGAAAGTCCATAAAGAAACGGGCGTTACCTTGACCGGTGTCGGCGTATATTCTTACAATACGGGCAATAACGAAGCCGCAAAAATCCGCAACGACATTTTACACATTGTAAAGGCTCACGAATGGGCTTTGCAAATGCACGGATTCTTTGTGGATTTCGAAGAAAAAACGATTCGTTTCGACGTCGTTTTAAGTTTCGACATTATGCCGGAAGAAGCTCTTGAAATTTTGAATAAAGACCTGAGCGCCGCTTATCCCGAATTCAGCGTCCACATCGCCCCCGATCTGGACATTTAA